A genomic region of Exiguobacterium sp. Helios contains the following coding sequences:
- a CDS encoding 2,3-diketo-5-methylthiopentyl-1-phosphate enolase produces the protein MAYITATYQLGTTDQLPKRAEQIALGLTVGSWTDLNHLEQQQLESFKGQVVHTEEHDGKGYITIRYPEHNVSRDFSAILTTVFGKLSLDGQIKLTDLQLPPSFTNDFPGAKFGIEGVRQLIQVHDRPLLMSIFKGVIGRDLVFLREQLEAQLAGGIDLVKDDEILYDNPLTPALDRARIGREVLDAHYERTGKRALYAITLSGPVFGLKEQAKRLIEAGATAFLLNTFTYGLDVLRELAADADISVPIFNHPALSGALIASPEYGISAPVLLGTLPRLAGADLTLFPSPYGNVALAKDLARGIAVEATRIGETKTILPVPSAGIHPGLVAQLVRDFGTDSVINAGGGVHGHPQGAAAGVLAFRQALDAALTGESLTSAATRQEELRVALDAWGITK, from the coding sequence ATGGCGTACATTACCGCAACATACCAACTCGGAACGACCGATCAGTTGCCGAAACGGGCAGAGCAAATCGCGCTCGGTCTGACGGTCGGTTCATGGACCGATTTAAATCACTTGGAACAACAACAACTGGAATCCTTTAAAGGACAGGTCGTCCATACAGAAGAACATGACGGCAAAGGTTACATTACGATCCGTTATCCGGAACACAACGTCTCACGGGACTTTTCCGCTATCTTAACGACGGTCTTCGGTAAACTGTCGCTCGATGGACAAATCAAGTTAACCGACTTACAGCTTCCCCCGTCATTCACGAACGACTTTCCCGGTGCCAAATTCGGGATTGAAGGAGTCCGTCAATTGATTCAGGTCCATGACCGTCCCCTGTTGATGAGCATATTTAAAGGAGTCATCGGACGGGACCTCGTCTTTTTACGGGAACAACTCGAAGCACAGCTCGCGGGCGGCATCGATCTCGTTAAAGATGATGAGATTCTATACGACAATCCGTTGACGCCGGCACTCGACCGGGCACGGATCGGACGGGAAGTCCTCGACGCCCATTATGAACGCACCGGCAAACGGGCGCTTTATGCGATTACGTTAAGCGGTCCCGTCTTCGGCTTGAAGGAACAGGCAAAACGCCTGATTGAAGCAGGTGCCACGGCCTTCCTGCTCAACACGTTTACATACGGACTCGATGTCCTGCGCGAGTTGGCTGCCGATGCGGACATTTCCGTCCCGATTTTTAATCACCCGGCCTTAAGCGGTGCCTTGATCGCAAGTCCTGAATACGGTATTTCGGCTCCTGTTCTGCTTGGAACGTTACCCCGACTGGCCGGTGCTGACTTGACATTGTTCCCGTCTCCCTATGGTAACGTTGCACTCGCCAAAGATTTGGCCCGCGGGATCGCCGTTGAAGCGACGCGAATCGGAGAAACGAAGACGATTCTGCCGGTTCCGTCCGCCGGCATCCATCCCGGCCTCGTCGCTCAGCTCGTCCGTGATTTCGGTACCGATTCGGTCATCAATGCCGGAGGCGGCGTTCACGGTCATCCGCAAGGGGCAGCGGCCGGTGTCCTTGCATTCCGTCAGGCGCTCGACGCCGCACTGACCGGAGAATCGCTGACAAGTGCCGCAACGCGGCAGGAAGAATTACGGGTCGCCCTTGACGCCTGGGGGATCACGAAATGA
- a CDS encoding 2-hydroxy-3-keto-5-methylthiopentenyl-1-phosphate phosphatase, whose translation MTTRILCDFDGTVTEHDNIIALMKEFAPQEAFEPLKKGVLDRSLSIRSGVGQMFRLLPSDRKQEYIDFLINRAVIRPGFDTLLAFAKSNGIDFAIVSGGIDFFVQPILADLLTDETIYCNGSDFSEETVRIEWPHACDAACNNQCGCCKTSIARKLKQDGDSIIAIGDSVTDFELAKKADHVYARDYLITLCEQHGIPYTPFETFYDIVKHLQTTGVHA comes from the coding sequence ATGACGACTCGGATTTTATGTGACTTCGACGGCACGGTGACGGAACACGACAACATCATCGCCTTGATGAAAGAGTTTGCCCCGCAAGAAGCATTTGAACCATTAAAAAAAGGTGTGCTCGACCGTTCGCTGTCGATCCGGTCCGGGGTCGGACAGATGTTCCGATTGTTGCCCTCAGATCGAAAACAGGAGTATATCGATTTTTTGATTAATCGGGCAGTCATCCGTCCCGGCTTCGACACCTTACTCGCCTTTGCCAAATCAAACGGAATCGACTTTGCGATTGTCAGCGGCGGGATTGACTTTTTTGTCCAACCGATTCTTGCCGATTTACTGACAGATGAAACGATTTACTGCAACGGCAGTGACTTCAGTGAAGAGACGGTCCGGATTGAATGGCCACACGCTTGCGATGCGGCATGCAACAATCAATGCGGCTGTTGTAAAACGTCAATCGCCCGGAAGTTGAAGCAGGACGGCGATTCGATCATCGCAATCGGCGATTCCGTGACGGATTTTGAACTGGCGAAAAAGGCTGATCACGTCTATGCCCGGGATTATCTGATAACACTCTGTGAACAGCACGGTATTCCCTATACGCCGTTTGAAACGTTTTATGACATCGTCAAACACTTACAGACCACGGGGGTGCATGCATGA
- a CDS encoding acireductone dioxygenase, translated as MATVLFQQTNERYTDQNEVSAFLSSRGVLYEQWDVSKLPAELVDTYTLTDADKQTILDTFEPEITDVSERRGYQTADIISLSDATPNLDELLVNFQKEHHHTDDEVRFIVSGHGVFAIQDDEVGYYNIELNPGDLISVPVNTRHYFTLQDDRQVVAVRIFVTTDGWVPIYEKDPIETTN; from the coding sequence ATGGCAACAGTACTTTTCCAACAGACAAACGAACGGTATACGGATCAAAACGAGGTTTCCGCTTTTCTTTCTTCACGTGGTGTCCTGTATGAACAATGGGATGTCTCGAAACTCCCGGCAGAACTGGTCGACACCTATACGCTGACGGACGCGGACAAACAAACGATTCTCGATACGTTCGAGCCGGAAATTACGGACGTCTCGGAACGCCGCGGCTACCAGACGGCCGATATCATCTCACTGTCCGATGCGACACCGAACTTGGATGAGTTGCTCGTCAACTTCCAAAAAGAGCACCACCATACGGATGACGAAGTCCGGTTCATCGTCAGCGGTCACGGCGTCTTTGCGATCCAGGACGACGAAGTCGGCTATTACAACATTGAACTGAACCCCGGAGATTTGATTTCCGTTCCCGTCAATACACGTCATTACTTCACACTACAGGACGATCGCCAAGTCGTTGCGGTCCGGATTTTCGTGACAACGGATGGTTGGGTTCCAATTTATGAAAAAGATCCGATCGAAACTACAAACTGA
- a CDS encoding MBL fold metallo-hydrolase, translated as MDIQQIRNATLVVTYANQVFLIDPFLGEKGTLPPFGHTPNAVPNPLVDLPVDIATLLDPDAIFVTHLHADHFDETAKEVLPKQISLYAQNESDAATIRESGFTNVSSFENGLSLGDIRVSHTSGQHGVGEIGQRMGTVSGLVLKHPDEPTLYITGDTIWCDEVAKAIEQHAPDIIIVNSGAAQFLTGEPITMSQRDLLAVHEAAAEATIIVSHLESVNHCLLRRDMIADFLAAHHLSAHFLIPDDGETISF; from the coding sequence GTGGATATTCAACAGATCCGTAATGCGACACTCGTCGTTACTTATGCCAATCAAGTATTTTTAATCGATCCGTTTCTCGGTGAAAAAGGAACCTTACCGCCGTTTGGTCACACACCTAATGCCGTTCCGAACCCGCTCGTCGACTTACCGGTCGATATCGCAACGTTACTTGATCCGGACGCGATTTTCGTCACCCATCTGCATGCCGACCATTTTGACGAGACGGCAAAAGAAGTGTTACCGAAACAAATTTCGCTTTATGCACAAAATGAGTCGGATGCGGCCACGATCCGCGAATCCGGGTTCACGAATGTATCTTCGTTTGAGAACGGACTGTCGCTCGGTGATATCCGTGTCTCCCATACGTCGGGACAACACGGTGTCGGTGAAATCGGTCAACGGATGGGTACGGTGTCCGGTCTCGTCTTGAAACATCCTGACGAACCGACGCTCTATATCACCGGTGACACGATTTGGTGTGATGAAGTCGCGAAGGCAATCGAACAACATGCGCCGGATATCATCATCGTCAACAGTGGTGCTGCACAATTCCTGACCGGCGAACCGATTACGATGTCCCAGCGTGATCTGCTTGCTGTTCATGAAGCGGCGGCTGAAGCCACGATCATCGTCTCGCATCTCGAGTCCGTCAACCATTGTCTCCTGCGCCGCGATATGATTGCCGACTTTCTGGCCGCTCATCATCTGTCCGCACATTTCCTCATCCCGGATGACGGTGAAACCATTTCCTTCTAA
- a CDS encoding methylthioribulose 1-phosphate dehydratase: MTFLKRYEELRAIKQEFAVRDWFPGTSGNLAIRTNSSPTEFLVTASGKDKRQDTPNDFVHVDATGQLIGEQNGRPSAETLLHVEVFNRTSAGCSLHVHTVDNNVISELYGDRGEIRFTGQEIIKALGRWEEDAEVVVPVIENHADIPTLAAVFARHVKTESGAVLIRNHGITVWAPTAFEAKKQLEAFEFLFSYTLKLQTCRQAIH, from the coding sequence ATGACATTCTTGAAACGATACGAAGAACTCCGCGCCATCAAGCAGGAGTTCGCCGTACGCGACTGGTTTCCCGGCACGAGCGGTAACCTCGCCATTCGAACGAACAGCAGTCCGACGGAATTTCTTGTGACAGCCAGCGGCAAAGATAAACGGCAGGACACGCCGAACGATTTCGTCCATGTTGACGCGACCGGTCAATTGATCGGCGAACAAAACGGACGTCCGTCTGCTGAGACCTTACTTCATGTCGAGGTGTTTAACCGGACGTCGGCCGGCTGCTCGCTTCACGTCCATACCGTCGACAACAATGTCATTTCAGAACTCTACGGAGACCGCGGGGAAATCCGGTTTACCGGTCAGGAAATCATCAAGGCACTCGGCCGCTGGGAAGAAGATGCGGAAGTCGTCGTACCGGTTATTGAGAACCATGCGGATATCCCGACTCTTGCCGCAGTGTTTGCCAGGCATGTAAAAACGGAAAGCGGTGCCGTCCTGATTCGCAATCACGGGATCACCGTCTGGGCACCGACTGCCTTTGAAGCGAAAAAACAGTTGGAAGCCTTTGAATTTTTATTCAGCTACACGTTAAAACTGCAAACGTGCCGACAGGCGATTCATTAA
- a CDS encoding arsinothricin resistance N-acetyltransferase ArsN1 family A, with the protein MMIRPVQEADLQDILDIYNEGIEDRIATLETDTKELSFMQDWYQERTPRYAGFVAYEGTTILGFISLDPYNPRPVYQSVGELSVYITRTHRGQGIGRQLLHVIEEHAITQGFHKLILFTFPFNRLGQKLYIRSGFRIVGTFKEQGMLNGYYVDVLAMEKLLPKTIDEQI; encoded by the coding sequence ATGATGATTCGTCCTGTCCAAGAAGCTGATTTACAAGACATCCTCGACATCTATAACGAAGGCATCGAAGATCGGATCGCGACGCTTGAAACGGATACCAAGGAATTATCTTTCATGCAGGACTGGTATCAGGAACGGACACCCCGCTATGCCGGGTTTGTAGCGTATGAAGGAACGACGATCCTTGGCTTCATCTCACTTGACCCCTACAATCCGCGCCCCGTCTATCAATCGGTCGGTGAACTGTCGGTCTACATCACCCGGACCCACCGCGGACAAGGCATCGGGCGTCAGCTGCTCCATGTCATTGAAGAACACGCGATTACGCAAGGGTTCCACAAGTTGATTCTGTTTACGTTTCCGTTTAACAGACTCGGTCAAAAACTGTACATCCGGTCCGGTTTCCGGATTGTTGGAACATTTAAGGAACAGGGTATGCTCAACGGGTATTATGTCGATGTCCTGGCGATGGAAAAGTTGCTTCCGAAAACGATCGACGAGCAGATATGA